Sequence from the Anaerolineae bacterium genome:
TCCTGAAACACCAAACCGATTTCGCCTCCGCGAATAGCACGTATCTGTTTACTGTTAGCAGGGAGCGCGGTCAAGTCAATTTCGGTGCCATTGCCGGAACTCAGCGTGATCTTGCCTTCCACAATGCGCCCCGGCTCTTCGACAATACGCAAGATAGATTGGGCCGTTACGCTTTTGCCGCAGCCGCTTTCACCCACAATGCCGACGGTTTTCCCGGCATACACGTCAAAGGTAGCGCCGTCCACCGCCCTGACGGTTCCTTCATCCTGAAAGAAATATGTTTTGAGATTTTGTACCGATAGTAATATTTTGGGTTCGTTTTCCATGTCAATTTTATCCATAAGGGTCAGCCGCGTCGCGTAAGCCATCACCCACAAAATTGAAGGCCAAAACGGCCACCACAACTGGAATGGCGGGCAGCAACATCCACGGGGAAATGGCGATAGCTTGGACGTTTTGCGCATCTTGCAATAATACGCCCCAACTAATGGCGGGTGGACGCAGGCCCAACCCCAGAAAGCTCAGGGCTGTTTCGCTAATGATCATGGCCGGAATGGCCAGCGTGGTAGCGGCAATGATATGACTCCAAAATGAAGGCACCATATGCCGGAGGATGATGCGCATCCGGCTGCAACCGGACAGGCGGGCGGCCATCACAAAGTCTTCCTCACGCAGCGAGAGAAACCGTCCGCGTACCACCCGTCCCAGCTCGGTCCAACCCAGCAGGGAGATAATAACGGTGATGGCAAAGTAGACCTGCATGACGGTCCAACTGGAGGGTAACGCCGCCGTCAGGCCCATCCACAAGGGAATGGTGGGAATAGAGCGTAGAATTTCGATGATACGCTGGATGATGACATCCAGGATGCCGCCATAGTAACCGGAAATACCACCCAGCACCACCCCCAGGATCAGGCTCAGGGCGACGCTCACCAGCCCGATGACCAGCGAGGTACGCGTGGCATACATCAGGCGTGACCATACATCACGCCCTTGTAAATCTGTGCCCAAAAGAAAGAGCGTTCCCTCTGCCGGAACACCTTCCGTCCCAATCAAGTGAATATTACCGGGAATAATGCCAAACCACTTGTACTCAAACCCTTCGGCAAAAAACTTAACCGGAATTTTTTTCTCGAGATCAAGCGTATACACGCGCCTGAAGGTTTTGG
This genomic interval carries:
- a CDS encoding ABC transporter permease, which codes for MWWRYRKHHLAMVGAIILILFYSIVLVADFLAYANPEATEAERSLVPPQSIQWFDNSRFSPYVYGFTGIRDPKTFRRVYTLDLEKKIPVKFFAEGFEYKWFGIIPGNIHLIGTEGVPAEGTLFLLGTDLQGRDVWSRLMYATRTSLVIGLVSVALSLILGVVLGGISGYYGGILDVIIQRIIEILRSIPTIPLWMGLTAALPSSWTVMQVYFAITVIISLLGWTELGRVVRGRFLSLREEDFVMAARLSGCSRMRIILRHMVPSFWSHIIAATTLAIPAMIISETALSFLGLGLRPPAISWGVLLQDAQNVQAIAISPWMLLPAIPVVVAVLAFNFVGDGLRDAADPYG